The sequence below is a genomic window from Lolium perenne isolate Kyuss_39 chromosome 4, Kyuss_2.0, whole genome shotgun sequence.
aaaaaatgagtcGAAGAAAATTCCACACAGAGCAATAAAATTTACTACTCTATTTAGAAAATCATTACACATTAAAGATGATACATATAACATACTTATTTTTCACCCAAACATTACAatggccctcgcatttgcgagggccaccttgctagttttTAGGAAAAGTAGCAGCATTTATGGCACCAAATTAATATGGCTAGACTCATCTTGACATGTAGTTCAATAACATAGTAGTTTCATGTCACAtatcttgttatttttgtgtaaaattCTAGTCAACTTTAAAATGTTTGACTTCTAAAAAGAAAAATCTACACTTGTTTTCAGATGGAGGGAGTATGCATGTACTTTTGTGGAAACCCATATCCTAGATCAGACAATGCAAAATGTGTGTGTCCTTTCTTAAATTGGTCGCTCAAAGTTTGGCGTTGGGAATGAAAATCTAACAATCACTTCCTCGAGCGGGACTAGCGAGAGGAGCGTAGCTAGGGTTCCACCATCACCGCCGCCGCCAGTGCGCCGCGCCGGCGCTTGCTTGCccttccaccatggactccaccgccTCCCACCCGTCCGGCTTCTCGCGTCGCTGGGCACCGGAGGGGAGCCCGGAGTCTGGCTCGTCGGCGGCGCCGAGGAGAGAGGAGCACGTCTCTGGGTTGGGCATCTCTTCGGAGTCCTCGGGAGGGAGCTTTGTGCCGCGGCTGGAGGTAAGAGAGCAGGATCCGCCGGAGGGGCGGGCCAGAGTTCAAGACCGGTTGGTCTGGGAGTTGCCCAAGCCTTCAAAGGGCAAGCTTTGGACGAGGAGAATCGATGCGAGGAGGGAGGCCGGCGCCGGGGCCTGGGGCGCCTCGCCGCCGGAGATGCGCGGGCTTTGCTTCCGCTGCTACATGCCGGGGCATCGCAAGCGCGACTGCACGAACGCGGAGGTGTGCATGCGCTGTTGGCAGCGTGGGCACCCGGCCATGGAGTGCAAGAGGCCGCGAAGCCCATCGTCGGAGGAGGAGCTGCGCGGTCGCGCACTCGCCAAGTTCCTCGccgttcttcgccggagaggcgcCATGGGCGTCAGCTCGAGAGGGGTGCGGGGTCACCTTCGCCGCCCTTGCCACCGCCTCCGCTGCCACGGCGCCAGGCCTCACCCCCGccccctccgcctccaccgcgacGCCAGActccgcccccaccaccaccgctgCCGCCGAGGGCAGGTTCTCGTCTGCCGCCCATGTAGGAGTGGCCGCCGATCGCGGTTGCGCCGCTCTGGTCACCGGCCCACCAGGAGGGTCTGGAGAACGCGGCGGTGAAGCCGTTGCTGTGTGTGGTCAGGAGGACCGCCACGATGTGAGACCTGGAGAAAAGGCTTAATCTAGCCTTGGTTGCCACCGTCGGCGGGAGGAGGCCGACGGTGACATGTGAACAAGTGGCGGCGGCTTTGCGGTGGCGAGGGGTGCCGGAGGGCACGGTCTCGTGTCATACGTTAGCGCCGGAGAGTTTTCTGGTGGTCTTCGAGTCCAGGGAGCTGAGAGATCATGTTGCCTCCATGACGGCCGTGCCCGTCGCGGGCGCGCCGCTGCTGTTCCGCCCGTGGAACCGCCAGGCGCAGGCGTCCTTGGTGCCGATGAGGAGCAAGGTCACCTTGGTTTTGGAGGGGGTGCCACCGCATGCTTGGGACATGGCTGTGGTGGAGGATCTGCTTGGGAACGGCTGTGCGGTGGAGACGGTGGCGCCGGAGACGAAGGCGAGGACGGACATGTCGCTGTTCCAGCTGACGGCGTAGACGTCCGATCTGGAGGCCATCCCTGTGGCGCGACTGCTTGCCATCCCGGAGCCCATCCAGAACGACGGCGCACGCAGTGCCCCGGGCAGATCGGCGGCCGTGGGATTGGCGGATGGCTCGGTTGAGGAGATTCAGACGCTTCAGTACAACATCCTGGTTCATTTAGTTCGAGTGGAAGAAGATGCCATGGAGGGTATGGTTCATGTTCCTGGTCGTGGGCTAGATGGCCGGAGAGGAAAATATGGAAGCGGAGGTGATGGAGGCGACGGTGGTCAGGGCGGTCGCGGCGCAGGGTGACCAGGGACTTGCCGTGGCAGCGAGGGGTTCCTGATCGGAGGAGGGGGCCGGGCGGCGTTCCTCAGCGTAGCTCCGCCGTGTGCTTCCCCGCGGCGGCGCCGGAGTTGGAGAAGAGCTGGGCGTTGCCTGGGATGGCTAACCCCGCGCCGTTCACCGTTCAAACGAGCCCGACCAGTCGACAACTGCGGCGGTAGGCTCTGTCTGGTACTGCCAAAGTGGTCGCCGCTGCCAACCCTGGGGCCTCTGGAGCTACAGTGAAAGAGTTGGAGAAAGGGGTGCCCAAAGTGCAAAATGACGACGTGAGCTTGCATGGAGAGAATCTGGTGGGCCAGGGCAGGGAGTCGGAGCCTATGGGAGCGGGCGACGTGGAGGTCACGGGGCCTGCTGTGCCTGTGTTGGAGCAAGTGGAGTGGTTGGATGCGGCAGACTCATTGCCAGGCGCGGAGCACGAGGATCGGGGGCCAGGTGGGCCTTTGGATGTGGACAACGGAGCAGTGCTGCCCAACAGGAGTTCACTGTCTCCGACAGGATCAGAAGTTTCAGAGAGGTCCCGATCTCCCTCGGGCTCAGCTGAGTTGGTGGGGCCCAGCCAGCGATTGGTTGCAGCGGATCCGAGGCCAGGCATGCCAGGAGGGGTCAGGGAGCGCGGCGCACGGTGCGACGAGGAGTTTTTTTTGCGTCTCGCTCTCCGGTGGGGCGCACCACGATGTGCTCGATAGGGCCACGTCATCTGAGGCGGATCCGCTGCGGCGAGAGTTTGCTGTGGACTCGGCTGACTGCATTGACTCTCCACGCAGGGGAGAGGATAGCCACTGTAGCACAGAGTGGACCGGGCCAAACAGCCTGATGCAGATGATCCCTAAGGAGACTCACAGGCCAGGCTCAGTTTCGCAGAGTGAGGAGCGTGCCGAGCTGGAGCAAGATCGGGAGCAGGACTGTAGGGAGGAGGAGCATCAGTTGGAGTGCTCAGAGCTGGCTAGGGTCAAGAGTTTCTGCTCTTCCATCCTGAAAACCCTAGCGCCACCCCTGCTGAGTGAGTTCGAGAGGACTACGGGCCTTAGGGCGGATGCGGAGCCCTTCACACCGAAGAGGGTGACACGTAGGTCCGTGGCTGCGTTAGCGGGCACGCAAGTCAAGATGGCGTCGGCAGCGGAGAGTTCCTTGCTTAAGGCCTTGGGTTTCTGCCCGGAGAACCTCCCAGTCAAGGAGGATGATCTGAGACCCTTCAAGGAGTTCTTTGACTCACCCGTCCAGGACGCACATATCCGAGTTCTAGCAGCCATTTTTGGCAAGGAGCTACCCACGAGTTTTCACAGGGAGGCACACTGCATGAGGGCAGTGCCGGCGATCTAGGTCTAGAGTTGGGTCGGAGTCTGGAGTCTTTGTTTTTTTCCATGGATTGTACTTTTGAGTTGTTGTGCTGGAACGTTCGAGGTTTAAACGATCCAGCGAAAAGAGATGCGGTGCGAGAGTTCATAGCTAGCCTTAGAGTGAGTATGGTGTGCCTCCAGGAGACAAGGCTTGATGTAATAGATGATTTTCTTGTTATGCAATGCCTAGGGCAATCGTTTGATGGTTATGTGTTTTTGCCGGCGGTGGAGACGAGAGGAGGAATCCTCCTTGCTTGGAACAAGTCCATAGTGGACATAGAGCGAGTTAGTTACGATGAGTATGCGGTCACCGGGGAAGTCATCCCTAGGGACAACAACAGATGGTGGATCACCACCGTCTACGGGCCACAAATGAACGAGGATAAGCGGAGGTTCCTGAATGAACTTACGGAGAGGCGGAGCCTATGTCCGGGGCCGTGGCTGCTTGTTGGAGACTTTAACATGATCATGTATGCGGAGGAGAAGAACAATGATCGTCTGGATCGAGCCATGATGGCGAGGTTCAGGAGCTTTGTCCAGGAACATGAGATCAAGGATTTTTATCTGCATGGGAGGAGATTCACCTGGAGCAGCGAGAGAGAGGTGCCCACGCTCACTCGCATCGACAGAGCGATTGCCTCGGTGGATTGGGACCTCTTGCACCCCGATTCCATCTTACAGGCACTTTCCTCTTCGGTGTCTGATCATGCACCTATACACCTCTCGCTAAGCGCGGCGTTCAGACCAAAGAGAAGGTTCAAATTCGAAGCCTTCTGGATAAATCTTGAGGGGTTTGAGGCGGCCCTGACTGAGGCTTGGGTTTGTGATCCCAGCATTGTGGACCCTTTCAGATGCCTGGACGCGTTATTTCGCAATGCGGCGGAATACTTCCAGGCTTGGGGAGAAAAGAAAGTGGGGAACATCAAGCTAAAGATCGCCATGGCCAATACCCTGATCCTACGGTTCGATGTCGCCCAAGAGTCGAGAGCACTCACGCATGCGGAGGCGTGGCTGAGACGAACGCTTAAGCATGTGGTGTTGGGGTTGGCGTCGCTTGAGCGCACAATCGCGAGGCAAAGATCGAGGATGAGATGGTTACGAGAAGGGGACGCTAACACCATGTTGTTCCATGCGGTGGCCAACGGGAGGAGAACCAAGAACTACATTGCTGCTGTAAGAGTTGGGGAGGAGACGGTGACTACACAGGAGAGAAAGAATGAGGTGTTCACCGACGAGTATCACCGGCTTATTGGGAGTATTCAAAACAGGGAACACACCCTAAACCTGGAGGCCTTAGACATCCCAGTAGCGGACCTGAGTGACTTGGACTCCATGTTCACGGAGGAGGAGGTCTGGAACACAATTAGGGAGATGCCAGGAGACAGGGCGCCGGGGCCGGATGGGTTCACCGGCGCTTTCTACCAGCGTGCGTGGCCAATCATTAAGCCTGACATTCTGGCCGGCCTCATGAAGCTATGTGTGGGAGATGGTAGAGGTTTCACCCGACTGAATCGAGCGTTAATCACCTTGATACCTAAGGGTCCGAAGGCTATGGAGACAAAGGATTTCAGGCCTATAAGTCTGGTGCATAGCTTCGCCAAGCTGTTCTCGAAAATCATTGCCAATAGGCTACGGCCGAGGCTTGGAGAGATTGTCAGCATGAATCAATCCGCGTTCATCAAACACAGAAGTTTACATGACAACTTCGTGCTGGTGAGGCAAGTAGCCAGGAAGATTAACATGAGGAGGCAGACGGGAGTGCTGCTAAAGCTAGACCTCGCCCGTGCCTTTGATTCCATCTCTTGGAGCTTCCTGTTCGAGGTGTTGAGGAGGATGGGGTTTGGAGAGAGGTTTTTAAAATGGATAGCTCTGTTGTTATACACGGCAAACACGAGGGTCTTGGTGAACGGTGTTCCAGGTGACCGTATATACCACGGTAGAGGCTTGAGACAGGGTGACCCCACGTCACCCATgctttttgtggcggccatggagACGCTCTCGGCCATGGTCACCAAGGCAGCTGGAGAGGGACTTTTTGGAGATTTAGCGGCCATCTCCCCCTTGCAGAGGATATCGGTATATGCTAACGATGTTGTCATCTTTATCAAACCGGAGTATAGGGAGTTGAGGGTGATGAGTCGGATGCTGAGCATGTTTGGGGAGGCCTCGGGCTTGAGAGTAAACTTCAGAAAGACGACGGCCACCCTGATTAAAGGAACACAGGAAGAGGAGGAAAGGGCTACAAGGGTGTTGGGTTGTGAGCTGGCGCGGTTCCCAATCAGGTATCTAGGGCTCCAGTTGGCGCTCAGGCCTCTGTCCAAGGCGGAATGGCAGCCGCTTTTGGACAAGGTTATCAAGTGCGTACCCGCGTGGCAAAAAGGGCTCATCAAAAGAGAGGGGAGACTAGTTCTGATTAATTCAGTCGTCGCTGCAAGAGCGGTGCATCAAATGGTGGTCGCTGAGGCGCCAGTTTGGCTTCTGGAGGAGATAAACAGATGGATGAGAGCGTTCTTTTGGGCCGGTAAGGATGAGGTGCAGGGGGGACAGTGCCTGGTGGCATGGAGGAGCTTATGCAAACCAAAGAAGTTCGGCGGCTTGGGGGTGAAAGACCTAAGTCTGCAAGGCCTCGCCTTGAGATTGAGATGGATGTGGCTCAAACGCACGGACCCGGCTAGGCCTTGGCAAGGCCTACCTGGGTTGAATGATCCTCTTGTGGAGGGAGTATTCCAGAGTCTAGCGCGTTTCACGGTAGGGGATGGATAGCTGACCTACTTCTGGAGAGATAGATGGATTGGTGGTTATACTGCGGAAGAGCTGGCTCCGGAGGTGTTCGCCATTGTAACCACTAGGCGGAATAACACCCGTCTGGTGGCGGAGGCTATGCAGGGGGATGCGTGGTTGGATAACATACCAGGGGAGATGACGGAGGAGCTCTGGAGGCAATGCCTTACCCTgtgggaggcggtggaggatgtCGACAGAGACGTCTCCACATCAGACCGCATACTATGGAAAGGTGCGGAGGCTGGAACTTACTCGGCAAAGTGCACGTATGAGATGTTATGCCAAGGGAGTGTGAGATGGAGCATGAGTACGCCGGTCTGGGGCTCTTTCTCACCCATGAAATGCAAGATTTTTGCATGGCTGGCTCTGAGATACCGCCTGTGGACATCGGACAGGAGGGCGAGACATGGGTTGCAAGAGCACCCGAACGCATGTTATATATGCCTGCAGGAGGAGGATAATGTGGACCACATCCTAACCCTATGCCCCTATGCGATACAGGTGTGGTGCAGGGTGCTGCAAAGTGCAAGTCTAAGGATGACAGACCCAGGGGGCATGGGGAACCTGCAGAGATAGTGGACGGAGGCCCGCAAGCGAGTGAGGAGGGTTGATAGGAAGTGTTTCGACTCCATGGTCATCTGCACGGCATGGACGATCTGGAAGCAGCGGAATGCGAGGGCTTTCAGCAACGAGAGAGAGCAGAGGACAGTGGACCAAATGGTCACCCAGATTAGGGATGATTTCCACCTGTGGGAGAGAG
It includes:
- the LOC139839136 gene encoding uncharacterized protein is translated as MTEELWRQCLTLWEAVEDVDRDVSTSDRILWKGAEAGTYSAKCTYEMLCQGSVRWSMSTPVWGSFSPMKCKIFAWLALRYRLWTSDRRARHGLQEHPNACYICLQEEDNVDHILTLCPYAIQVWCRVLQSASLRMTDPGGMGNLQR